A DNA window from Primulina tabacum isolate GXHZ01 chromosome 12, ASM2559414v2, whole genome shotgun sequence contains the following coding sequences:
- the LOC142520247 gene encoding uncharacterized protein LOC142520247, whose product MAPGGRGRKGKEIAKESEAQNVRGLADIIRDRRGRPRGQVAQNIEEEVNQEPSRPERPGARHVEIEQEVEQLTQKVGGMKLIISQFQELRPPKFFGNKSGEKAAGWLKSINHLFNLLEYSQDIKLKLAIYQLKDRAQLWWEATEEAMKDSGEIITWDAFRAHFTQEYAPPSYYAAKEEEFNQLVQGNKSVVEYASQFSALLPYVPHVARNDQAKLSRFLHGLQPTVHTLVMTGSPNMYIQAVEKAKKIEASLLRGDPQPGPSSVSQGSGSSISMPVDLPPYQPVQSYQQPKQQRYKLKGKLFKKKSQSSSSSSGSARGRGSVGSSSTVHCDRCGGRHFSSRCVGVQGTCHNCGQVRHYARVCPNAGRQQFQPQQLGQVPCGPVFRPYAPTQSFQQSSYPPPRGPIPQPFPGPHQAQVHALTQDQAQDAPGGVIAVATPSGVYLMSREIVLNCVIRFEGNIMITNQIKLAMTDFDCILGMDVLTNYRATVDCFHGVVRFRPYYGSKWNFYGYDSQSRIPLVSAMEMFRLLSIGNEGFLIYALDATREERLKVSDIPVVKDFPDVFPDEIPELKELKEQLQDLLEKGYIRPSMSPWGAPVLFVKKKDGTMRMCVDYRQLNRATVKNKYPLPRIDELFDQLQGSSISKKQHEEHLKLVLQTLREAQLYAKFSKCEFWMDRVLFLGHVISAQGVSVDPSKVEVVINWPKPTNVSEIRSFLGLAGYYRRFFIEGFSRIARPMTQLTQ is encoded by the exons ATGGCACCTGGAGGAAGAGgtagaaaaggaaaagaaatagCGAAAGAATCCGAGGCGCAAAATGTTCGAGGACTTGCAGATATCATTAGAGATAGACGTGGTCGACCTCGAGGACAAGTCGCTCAAAATATTGAAGAAGAAGTGAACCAAGAACCCTCTCGACCTGAAAGACCTGGAGCTAGACATGTAGAGATTGAGCAAGAAGTGGAACAGCTGACACAGAAAGTTGGAGGAATGAAgttaataatttctcagtttcaAGAATTACGTCCTCCAAAATTCTTTGGCAACAAGAGCGGAGAAAAAGCAGCAGGCTGGCTGAAAAGTATAAATCATCTATTTAATTTGTTGGAGTATTCCCAAGATATTAAATTGAAGCTTGCCATCTACCAACTTAAAGACCGAGCACAACTCTGGTGGGAAGCCACAGAGGAAGCAATGAAGGACTCTGGTGAAATTATTACTTGGGATGCTTTTCGTGCCCACTTTACCCAAGAATATGCACCACCATCATATTATGCTGCTAAAGAAGAAGAGTTCAATCAGTTGGTGCAGGGCAACAAATCAGTGGTGGAATATGCTTCACAGTTTTCTGCTCTTTTGCCCTATGTTCCACATGTTGCCAGGAATGATCAAGCTAAACTATCACGTTTTCTGCACGGGTTGCAGCCGACTGTTCATACTTTGGTAATGACTGGATCGCCTAATATGTATATTCAAGCAGTGGAAAAGGCGAAGAAAATTGAAGCAAGTTTGCTCAGAGGAGACCCTCAACCAGGTCCATCATCTGTTTCTCAGGGATCTGGAAGTAGTATTTCAATGCCAGTGGATTTACCTCCATATCAGCCTGTACAGTCATATCAACAACCCAAACAGCAGAGGTACAAATTAAAAGGAAAGCTATTCAAGAAGAAGTCTCAATCCAGCTCTTCCAGTTCAGGCAGTGCACGAGGGAGAGGTTCTGTTGGGTCGTCTAGCACTGTGCATTGTGATCGATGTGGTGGTCGACATTTTAGTTCCCGATGTGTAGGAGTTCAGGGGACTTGTCATAATTGTGGTCAAGTTAGACATTACGCCAGGGTATGTCCTAATGCAGGGAGACAACAGTTCCAGCCACAACAGCTTGGTCAAGTTCCCTGTGGACCAGTCTTTAGACCATATGCTCCTACCCAATCATTTCAGCAGTCGAGTTACCCACCTCCCAGAGGTCCTATTCCGCAGCCATTTCCAGGGCCACATCAAGCCCAAGTCCATGCTTTGACTCAGGACCAGGCTCAGGATGCACCAGGAggagtgattgcag TTGCTACTCCTTCCGGTGTATATTTGATGTCCCGTGAGATAGTTTTGAACTGTGTGATTAGATTTGAGGGTAATATTATGAtaacaaatcaaatcaaattagccatgactgattttgactgtattctgGGTATGGATGTGTTGACGAATTATCGAGCCACCGTGGATTGTTTCcatggagttgtcagatttagaCCATATTATGGCAgcaaatggaatttttatggttaTGATTCACAGTCTCGAATTCCATTAGTATCTGCAATGGAAATGTTCAGGTTGTTGTCAATCGGCAATGAAGGATTTTTGATATATGCTCTTGATGCAACACGGGAAGAACGATTGAAAGTTTCAGACATTCCAGTTGTCAAGGATtttccagatgtatttcctgatgagattccag agttgaaagaactcaaggaACAGCTACAGGATTTACTGGAGAAAGGCTATATCAGACCCAGTATGTCGCCCTGGggagctccagtattgtttgtaaagaagaaagacggaacgATGAGAATGTGCGTCGATTATCGGCAGTTAAACCGTGCTactgtgaagaataagtatcctttgccgCGTATTGACgaattgtttgatcagttgcagggtagtTCTat ATCAAAGAAACAACACGAAGAACATTTGAAATTAGTTCTCCAAACACTCAGAGAAGCGCAATTGTATGCCAAATTTtctaagtgtgagttttggatGGACAGAGTTTTATTTTTAGGCCATGTTATATCTGCACAAGGagtatctgttgatcctagtaaagtTGAAGTTGTTATCAATTGGCCTAAACCAACCAATGTGTCTGAGATTCGAAGCTTTTTGGGATTAGCTGGGTATTACAGGCGTTTTTTCATTGAGGGATTTTCTAGAATAGCTAGGCCTATGACCCAGTTGACACAGTAA